The Paracholeplasma brassicae genome includes the window CGTAGGCATAAACCCATCAACAATAAATAAATATGCGTAAATCTCTTTTTTTACCTGAAATGCTTTGAATCGATCATGAAACTCAATCAAGTCAATACGAAGCGTTTCATGATTGAACTGATAAGAAAAACCAGGTATTTCAGTTAATAAATTTTCTTTTGAAAGTACGACCCCAACTTCTTCTTCGGTTTCTCTAATCGCCGCTTCGAGGTAGGTTTCATTTACCTTTACATGGCCTTTTGGAAAATCATAAATGTGATTGAAGGTTCTCATCACAAGAAAATAAGGTATTTTATCTGCCATAGTAACCACGACAGCCATTGCTGATATTTCAAATGAGACACCATCTTTAATAATGATTAGATCTTTTTCCACTGTTTTAGTCACACAAAACCATCCTTTATAAATATTATGTTTATTATAACATGCAAGTATGTATTTTTTACCAAAAAAACACCTAAGAGGACGACTTAGGTGTTTCATCTAAAACATGAAGCAGTTCATGAAGCGAATCAAGCAATCGCTTCCCGTCTTTTGGATCTGCATTAATACTGCAAAGAAGCGCCTCAGGTACCTTAACTAAGGACTCTTTTAATAAAACACCTGTTTTTGTTAAACGAATAAACACTTGTCTTTCATCTTCTTTACTACGCTGTCTTATGATATAGCCTTGATTCTCTAATTTTTTTAATAAAGGTGTTAATGTACCCGAATCCAAATATAGCTTGTGTCCTAACTCTTTAATTGAGACTTGGTCCTGTTCATATAACGCAAGCATCGTAATGTAACCCGTATAAGTTAGACCATAGGGATCTAATAAACTCTTATATCGCTTAATCACTTCTTTAGACGCCACATATAAGGCAAAACATAATTGATTATCCAACTTTAATAGATCACTTTTCA containing:
- a CDS encoding MarR family winged helix-turn-helix transcriptional regulator, whose translation is MKSDLLKLDNQLCFALYVASKEVIKRYKSLLDPYGLTYTGYITMLALYEQDQVSIKELGHKLYLDSGTLTPLLKKLENQGYIIRQRSKEDERQVFIRLTKTGVLLKESLVKVPEALLCSINADPKDGKRLLDSLHELLHVLDETPKSSS
- a CDS encoding NUDIX domain-containing protein codes for the protein MTKTVEKDLIIIKDGVSFEISAMAVVVTMADKIPYFLVMRTFNHIYDFPKGHVKVNETYLEAAIRETEEEVGVVLSKENLLTEIPGFSYQFNHETLRIDLIEFHDRFKAFQVKKEIYAYLFIVDGFMPTIPNHDEDIEEVLWVKASEMNQVLSYKNSKDLVSRVMTFLNDHSFLGGE